One Edaphobacter flagellatus genomic region harbors:
- a CDS encoding DUF4136 domain-containing protein encodes MGKFALAPSPDQADLVIELKYVIEDKGQHTGSAYNSYTKQTTVYSYDVTDPQLILSVMDAHSKELLWSTTDHRRLARLEKNREKETIKSADRLVDELKQRISTPD; translated from the coding sequence TTGGGGAAATTTGCGCTTGCCCCATCCCCTGATCAAGCCGACCTGGTAATTGAGCTTAAATATGTAATCGAAGATAAAGGGCAGCATACCGGCTCAGCATATAACTCGTACACAAAACAGACGACCGTATATAGCTACGACGTTACTGACCCACAACTCATTTTGAGCGTCATGGATGCGCATAGTAAAGAATTGTTGTGGTCAACTACTGACCATCGACGCTTGGCGCGCCTCGAAAAAAATCGGGAAAAGGAAACTATAAAATCTGCGGATCGACTAGTTGACGAACTAAAACAGCGAATCTCTACGCCGGATTGA